Genomic segment of Nostoc sp. TCL240-02:
TTTTTTTGATAAGGGAGAGGAAGTGATATGTCTTTTGAATATCCTCAAGATTTTAGATACCTGGATTCTCATGAATACGTGCGAATAGATGGCGAAATTGCCACCATTGGCATTACTGAGTTTGCCGTACACGAATTGGGTGATATCGTCTTTTTGGAACTACCAGAAATTGGCGACGCTCTTACCAGGGGAGAAAACTTTGGCACGATTGAATCAGTGAAAGCCGTTGAAGAGCTTAATTCCCCAGTAACAGGTACTGTTATAGAACGGAATGAAGCCTTAATTAATTCTCCTGAAGAAGTGTCAGAAGACCCCTACGGGGAAGGGTGGTTTTTGAAAGTGCGCGTCAATGACCCTGGTGAAGTTGAAGATGCTTTGACAGCAGATGAGTATCGCGCCCAAGTGGAAGGAGAGTAGGAGTGCTGAGTGCTGTTAGCTAGGGTTTAGCCCGTGCTAAGTGG
This window contains:
- the gcvH gene encoding glycine cleavage system protein GcvH encodes the protein MSFEYPQDFRYLDSHEYVRIDGEIATIGITEFAVHELGDIVFLELPEIGDALTRGENFGTIESVKAVEELNSPVTGTVIERNEALINSPEEVSEDPYGEGWFLKVRVNDPGEVEDALTADEYRAQVEGE